A genomic region of Dermacentor andersoni chromosome 9, qqDerAnde1_hic_scaffold, whole genome shotgun sequence contains the following coding sequences:
- the LOC126528338 gene encoding uncharacterized protein, with protein MAVPMQYGQQDAYAQQSPYGPGVYSPGGTYAPQGPYADPAYAAPPPQPAMYGPQPYATDAYGQPVMPVPSSAALSPMSYDPGYVNYMYGMQAARSPRRYVIQAPARRRGTFSTDSILTVLIVAGTLFLVLLAMLLIVTVVVPRLTKKHKSGHKKVHEFALEHENVADAELSPFDAPQVSGGAKAEQTASKLNSTGVKHGSKHGSKHGPKDPEMAKHVKNRTKE; from the exons ATG GCGGTGCCCATGCAGTACGGCCAGCAGGATGCGTACGCACAGCAGTCGCCGTACGGGCCCGGCGTCTACTCGCCCGGCGGCACGTACGCGCCACAGGGACCGTACGCGGACCCGGCGTACGCGGCGCCTCCGCCGCAGCCCGCCATGTACGGACCGCAGCCGTACGCCACTGATGCCTACGGCCAGCCGGTCATGCCCGTTCCCTCCAGCGCGGCCTTGTCAC CCATGTCGTACGATCCCGGCTACGTCAACTACATGTACGGAATGCAGGCGGCTCGGAGTCCCAGGCGATA CGTGATCCAAGCCCCGGCGAGGCGCAGGGGCACGTTCAGCACGGACAGCATCCTCACCGTGCTCATCGTGGCCGGCACGCTGTTCCTCGTGCTACTCGCCATGCTGCTCATCGTCACCGTCGTCGTCCCCAGGC TTACGAAGAAGCACAAATCGGGTCACAAGAAGGTACACGAATTCGCCTTGGAGCACGAGAACG TGGCCGATGCCGAGCTATCGCCCTTCGACGCACCCCAGGTGAGTGGAGGAGCCAAGGCCGAGCAGACAGCGTCCAAGCTCAACTCTACCGGTGTCAAGCACGGCTCTAAGCACGGCTCTAAGCACGGACCCAAGGATCCGGAGATGGCCAAGCACGTCAAAAACCGCACGAAGGAATAG